A single window of Triplophysa rosa linkage group LG2, Trosa_1v2, whole genome shotgun sequence DNA harbors:
- the fbp1b gene encoding fructose-1,6-bisphosphatase 1b translates to MSDRGAFDTNVVTLTRFVLEEGRKAKGTGELTTLLNSMCTAIKAISSAVRKAGIANLYGIAGSTNVTGDQVKKLDILSNDLVINMIKSSFTSCVLVSEEDEKAIIVEPEKRGKYVVCFDPLDGSSNIDCLASIGTIFAIYKKETDDEPSEKDALQSGRNIVAAGYALYGSATMLVLSTGQGVNCFMLDPAIGEFMLVDRDVKIKKKGKIYSLNEGYAQYFYPDVTEYLQKKKFPEDGSSPYGGRYVGSMVADVHRTLVYGGIFLYPANCKSPKGKLRLLYECNPMAFIMEQAGGMATTGAMNVLDVKPDTIHQRVPVVLGSPNDVQEYISIFKKHSK, encoded by the exons ATGTCGGATAGGGGAGCATTTGATACAAATGTGGTGACCCTCACCAGGTTTGTTTTGGAAGAGGGCAGAAAAGCCAAAGGTACAGGGGAACTTACAACCCTCCTCAACTCCATGTGCACAGCGATCAAAGCCATTTCCTCTGCTGTCAGAAAAGCTGGTATTGCCAATCT ATATGGAATTGCGGGAAGCACAAATGTAACAGGTGACCAGGTGAAAAAATTGGACATCCTGTCCAATGATCTGGTTATAAACATGATCAAGTCCTCTTTCACTTCCTGTGTTTTGGTGTCTGAGGAAGATGAAAAAGCCATTATTGTAGAACCAGAGAAAAGG GGCAAATATGTGGTTTGCTTTGACCCTCTGGATGGTTCCTCAAACATTGACTGCTTAGCTTCAATTGGAACGATATTTGCAATCTACAAAAAG GAAACTGATGATGAGCCGTCAGAGAAGGATGCTCTGCAGAGTGGCAGAAACATAGTGGCAGCAGGGTATGCTCTTTATGGCAGTGCTACCATGCTGGTTCTTTCCACTGGTCAAGGAGTCAACTGCTTTATGCTTGATCCT GCTATCGGTGAGTTTATGCTTGTGGATAGAGATGTGAAGATTAAAAAGAAGGGAAAGATCTACAGTCTGAATGAAGGCTATGCACAGTATTTTTATCCAGATGTCACGGAATATCTCCAAAAGAAGAAATTTCCAGAG GATGGAAGTTCACCCTACGGAGGGCGCTATGTGGGCTCTATGGTTGCTGATGTGCACAGGACACTGGTCTATGGCGGAATTTTCCTGTACCCTGCTAATTGCAAGAGCCCTAAGGGCAAG CTAAGGCTGTTGTACGAGTGCAACCCCATGGCCTTCATCATGGAGCAGGCTGGAGGTATGGCGACAACAGGAGCCATGAATGTTCTGGACGTCAAACCTGACACAATTCACCAGAGGGTTCCTGTGGTGCTGGGCTCTCCGAATGATGTGCAGGAATATATCTCAATCTTCAAGAAACATTCCAAATAA
- the erlin2 gene encoding erlin-2 has product MTLGAVASVILALGAAAVFSSLHKIEEGHVGVYYRGGALLTGTSGPGFHLMLPFITSFKSVQTTLQTDEVKNVPCGTSGGVMIYFDRIEVVNYLVPSAVYGIVRNFTADYDKALIFNKVHHELNQFCSVHSLQEVYIGLFDQIDENLKLTLQEDLTSMAPGIIIQAVRVTKPNIPESIRRNYELMESERTKLLIAAQTQKVVEKEAETERKKAVIEAEKVAQVAEIKFGQKVMEKETEKKISEIEDSAFVARQKAKADAEFYTAQRTAEANKLKLTPEYLQLTKYEAIAANSKIYFGSEIPHMFMESGPGSSSSGAAKAIDALSEGILDLE; this is encoded by the exons ATGACTTTAGGAGCAGTTGCCTCTGTGATCCTTGCGCTAGGAGCAGCTGCCGTGTTTTCTTCTCTTCATAAGATTGAAGAGGGTCACGTGGGTGTTTACTACAG gGGCGGAGCTCTGCTTACTGGCACCAGTGGTCCTGGGTTTCATCTGATGCTGCCTTTCATCACGTCATTCAAGTCTGTACAG ACAACTCTGCAAACAGATGAAGTAAAGAATGTACCATGTGGCACAAG TGGAGGTGTAATGATTTACTTTGATCGCATTGAGGTGGTGAACTACCTTGTTCCCTCTGCAG TGTATGGCATTGTGAGAAATTTCACGGCTGACTACGACAAAGCCCTGATTTTCAACAAAGTTCACCATGAGCTGAATCAGTTCTGTAGTGTGCACTCACTTCAAGAGGTCTACATAGGTCTATTTG atcAAATAGATGAGAATTTAAAGCTCACTCTGCAGGAAGATCTCACCAGCATGGCACCTGGAATCATTATTCAG GCGGTCCGTGTTACCAAACCAAACATTCCAGAAAGCATTCGCAGGAACTATGAACTAAT GGAGAGCGAGAGGACAAAGCTACTCATTGCGGCTCAGACACAGAAGGTGGTAGAAAAGGAGGCGGAGACTGAGAGGAAAAAGGCTGTCATAG AGGCAGAGAAGGTGGCTCAGGTGGCTGAAATAAAGTTTGGACAGAAAGTTATGGAGAAAGAAACTGAGAAAAAGATTTCAGAAATTGAAG ACAGCGCTTTCGTCGCCAGACAGAAGGCAAAAGCAGACGCCGAGTTCTACACTGCACAGAGAACAGCTGAGGCCAATAAG CTGAAGCTGACCCCTGAATATCTCCAGCTGACGAAATATGAGGCAATAGCAGCTAACAGTAAGATTTACTTTGGAAGTGAGATCCCTCACATGTTTATGGAATCGGGACCAGGAAGCTCCTCCTCAGGTGCCGCCAAAGCCATAGATGCTCTGTCAGAGGGGATACTGGACTTAGAATGA
- the ch25hl3 gene encoding cholesterol 25-hydroxylase-like protein: protein MIILVLLIFCNDALLQWIWDLVYDKRHDVLMSPHWNVCAAFSAHIIFSAPFMILDLLSPHVRWIQKYRIHRQVVAVHQWFQCAARILWKYAVGVLPLTSLFLFVRNTHFPEKAPSFFLALKECVFCLVMFDTLFFMFHYIIHKIPWLYHRVHRIHHLNRDTFALAAQDSSISELLSLQALAFISTTLVGCHPLSEILFHVFNTWMAVEDHCAYDFPWALHRLLPCFAGAPHHLAHHQQFIGNFAPYFRHWDCIFGTSLQILRHK, encoded by the exons ATGATTATTCTCGTGTTACTGATTTTCTGCAACGATGCCTTACTGCAGTGGATTTGGGACTTGGTGTATGACAAGCGTCATGATGTCCTCATGTCACCCCACTGGAACGTGTGCGCGGCTTTCTCCGCTCATATCATCTTCTCTGCACCCTTCATGATCCTGGACCTCCTGAGCCCACACGTGCGATGGATTCAGAAGTACAGGATCCACCGTCAAGTCGTTGCTGTCCATCAGTGGTTTCAATGTGCAGCGCGAATTTTATGGAAATACGCGGTTGGGGTTTTACCGCTGACTTCACTGTTTCTGTTTGTGCGGAATACTCATTTCCCAGAAAAGGCACCATCATTTTTCCTTGCCTTGAAggaatgtgttttctgtttagTAATGTTTGATACGTTATTCTTCATGTTTCATTACATCATTCACAA aaTTCCTTGGCTATACCACAGAGTCCATCGTATTCACCACCTCAACAGGGACACATTTGCACTGGCAGCTCAAGACTCAAGTATATCTGAACTGCTGTCTCTTCAAGCCCTTGCCTTTATTAGTACCACACTGGTGGGCTGCCATCCTTTAAGTGAAATCCTCTTCCATGTGTTTAACACCTGGATGGCTGTGGAGGACCACTGCGCATATGACTTTCCCTGGGCACTGCATCGGCTGCTGCCATGCTTTGCTGGGGCTCCGCATCACTTGGCCCACCATCAGCAGTTTATAGGTAACTTTGCCCCTTACTTTAGACACTGGGACTGCATCTTTGGGACCTCATTACAGATTCTAAGACATAAATGA